In a genomic window of Oncorhynchus gorbuscha isolate QuinsamMale2020 ecotype Even-year unplaced genomic scaffold, OgorEven_v1.0 Un_scaffold_12517, whole genome shotgun sequence:
- the LOC124030538 gene encoding uncharacterized protein LOC124030538, whose translation VRDRRQMDSDSDFEEETTVLDEVQLDVSLDVPQLPVLDVQNAAIILEDVPDVQTIFEEATGNWQLILIRFSPLYCGPVVIKQVVVRMHHSRGHPYCATKVQSITWIQRVAGRVTHYASHLRHETSVDVTLGCYQQTDVSVVYTTLHMGLDGLLSSSAWSEAASFSTPTTQHFTDPEPEGHNCYEGWEEDLLPEEREVPLLNLYLTTKRVEDIALRLVSLRQAFTTLLGSTVSRNHLFVAGKVLLGALVQANHMDEAKFISTYNDFVDYLSDPSKWNDIERSWLRQRSIM comes from the exons GGTTCGTGATCGTCGACAGATGGACAGTGACAGCGACTTCGAAGAAG AAACAACTGTCCTGGATGAGGTCCAGTTGGATGTGTCATTGGATGTTCCACAGCTGCCAGTCCTTGATGTCCAGAATGCTGCTATCATCCTTGAGGATGTGCCAGATGTGCAGACCATCTTTGAG GAGGCCACTGGCAATTGGCAGTTGATTCTGATTAGGTTCAGCCCCCTGTACTGTGGGCCTGTTGTGATCAAG CAGGTGGTGGTGAGGATGCACCAC TCCAGAGGGCATCCCTACTGTGCCACCAAAGTGCAGTCCATCACTTGGATCCAG CGTGTGGCTGGCAGGGTGACCCACTATGCGTCTCACCTCCGCCACGAGACGTCTGTGGACGTGACGCTTGGCTGCTACCAG CAGACTGATGTCTCAGTGGTGTACACCACTCTCCACATGGGGCTGGACGGGCTTCTCTCCTCTTCAGCGTGGTCGGAGGCTGCCTCCTTCTCTACGCCCACCACTCAGCACTTCACTGACCCAGAGCCTGAGGGCCACAACTGCTATGAG GGCTGGGAGGAGGACCTGCttcctgaggagagggaggttccTCTGCTAAA CCTCTACCTTACCACCAAGAGAGTGGAGGACATCGCCCTGAGGCTCGTCTCCCTGCGCCAGGCCTTCACT ACCCTGCTTGGTTCCACCGTGAGCAGGAACCATCTCTTTGTGGCGGGAAAGGTCCTCCTGGGCGCACTGGTTCAGGCCAACCACATG GACGAGGCCAAGTTCATAAGTACCTACAACGACTTTGTGGACTACCTGAGTGACCCCTCCAAGTGGAATGACATTGAGAGGAGCTGGCTGAGGCAAAG ATCCATCATGTGA